From the genome of Mauremys reevesii isolate NIE-2019 linkage group 24, ASM1616193v1, whole genome shotgun sequence:
ACTGCTCTCCATATTGGCCTCTCCTTTCTCTTGTTCTAACTCCCCCAGGCTAATCCCCATCCATCCTCTTTGCTTGCAGCAGCCTCACAGCTGGAGGATGATGATAAGATAATAGGTGGCTATGAGTGCtcgccccactcccagccctggcaggTCTATTTCACATATGGCTCTGGCAACGGCTGGTGTGGGGGGTCACTCATCAATGAGTGGTGGATCATCTCAGCAGCTCATTGCTACTTAAGGTGAGTAGACTGGTGCATCAGTAGAGCAGTTTGGGAGGATTCGTCCCTGTCCACAGGCCCCTTTGGGTAGGAAGCAAGTTTTCAGTGTGACCCAGGCCTTGTGGGTGTTATGTGGGGGcctaggttgtatttcccaagCAACTGAATTATGGGAAACACTGtggtgcagttgcaaaaaaggctaatataattctagggtgtattagcaggagtgttgcatGTCAGAACAAGGaactggggaggcctcagctgaTGTCGTGGGCCCAAAGCTGGATgccgcactttaggaaagatgtggacaagctggagagagtccagaggatcaaaggacttctgaggagaggctaaAACAATTGGGCATGTTTAGATTTGAGAAAAGAAGCCTAAGGGAGGCGCCTGATAACAAAGAGGGGTGTTATAAAGAAgccagtgatcagttgttctccctgtccactgaaggcaggacaagaagcaatgggtgtAATCAGCAGCAAGGCAGATTTATCTTAGATATTATGAAAACCTTCTAACTCTTGGTGTAGTTAGGCACTGGAACAGACTCCAAGGGAGGGTGTGGGGTCCCCATCAATGGAAGGTTTAAGAACAGGCTGAACAAACACAAGTCAGGGCTGGTTTCGGGTTACTTGGTtttgcctcagtgcaggaggctggatgtgatgacttctcgaggtctctcccaGCCGAGCATTTCTGTGACTCTGTGGCTGTTCCCTGcaggcccaggaccctggtgGCTCATCTCGGGGAGCATGACACCAGTGCAGACGAGGGCACTGAGCAGCATATCCAGGTGGCCAAAGCCATCAAGTTCCCCCAGTACAACCAAAAGAACCTGGATAATGACATCATGCTGGTGAAGCTAGCCCAACCGGCCCGGTTCAGTGCCTATGTGCAGCCCATCCCCATCTCCAAGAGCTGCCCTGTGGCAGGGACGGAGTGcctggtctctggctgggggAACATCCTCACATCTGGGAGTAAGTTATAGTGGAGACAACTTCGGCTCAGGGAGTATCTGCAAGGGGGAAGGGGTCATCAGCAATAATCCTGACTTACACCATCTCCAGtagggttactcctgatttaaatTAGCATGGGTGATGGCGAATCAGGCCGCATATGATGGGTGCTTCCCTGCATTGAATAGTCTGTGGCATTAGATCCCCATTTCTCcccattctctctcctccccagttcAGTACCCGGCTCTCCTACAATGTCTGAATGTGCCCATCCTCCCTGACTCTGCCTGCCTTGCCGCCTACCCCGGTCGCATTACCAAGAACATGTTCTGTGCTGGCTACATAGAAGGGGGCAAGGACTCTTGCCAGGTATGGAGGGAGCGGCTGGTTCGGTTTGTGGTGTGTGGGGAGATTGCCTTTCATTCAGCTGCCCTGGGGTTCAAAGCAAATGCTATTTCCTCAGTACATGGCAAGCAATCACCGTGCTTGGGTTTTGCAAGTACAAGGACAATGAGCTCTAGACATGTGTCCTGAGGATGTGAGGATCGGGTGATCATGATGTCATTGGCATCATTATAGGGTGCATTTGCATGTTTCTGGGATATTTCCTCTCAGTAGAGCCAGGtgtctctgtgtgcgtgtgtacGCGAGTGATAAGGTGTTCATGTGTGCAGAGGCATACGGGCGGGTTTGTGCAGAGAGGTGTGTATGTCAAGGGGTTTGTACACATTCCTATTTACAGAAGGcggtgtgtgtgtaagtgtgtgcACACAGGGGTGTCTGTGTGCtactatacatacatacatttgcTGCTTCTGGGATGTCCCAGCGAGGGCATGTGTGAGGGAGAAggatgtggggtctgggctgggccGGTCTTCCCTCTGTTACCAACATCCCCTGGACCTGGGCTGACAGCCACGTCCAGCCCTAGGCGGTGACTCCTAGTCACTTGGGCACAGTTCTCTTGCCAGATTCTAACGGGGGGGGGCCCCCAAACATTTTGGCCCAAGgtcacattggggttgcaaagctgtatggagggctgtgtagggaaggttgtgcctcctcaaacagcctggcccctgcccccatccgcccctcccacttcctgcccccggcccagccaaccccccctgctctttgtcccctatctgccccctgggatcccaccccttctccaaccccccctgctcccagtcccctgactgcccccaccctctttccaccccacccctgacaggcgccctgggactcccattcttatccaacccccaccctgtTCTCCATCCCTGTCCCTTGAccacctctcccccaaccccccagcgctggcccccttaccatgttgCTCAGAGCAGCACGTCTGGCAGCcgcgctgcctggcaggagcCAGACATGCTCCCGCACTGCTCTCCAGGAGCGTGTAATtccaccgcccagagcactgcctgCATGGCAGCGTggcaggggggacagcaggggaggagccggtggtagcctccccagccaggagcccaggggccgggcaggatggtcccacgggctggatgtggcccgtgggccgtagtttgcccacctctgttctaatgCCGTGCCTGCACAACTCTTTGTTCTCTGCAGGGAGACTCCGGTGGGCCAGTGGTCTATAATGGAGAGCTGATGGGGGTGGTGTCCTGGGGCATCGGGTGTGCCCAGAAGAACCACCCTGGCGTCTATGCCACAGTGTGTAACTACGTATCCTGGATTGAGGAGGTCATCGCCAACAACTGACATGCGCAACTGTAGAGTACCTCTCCTGGCAGAGAGGCTGTGTTCAGACCTCCCCATCCCGCTTTGCCTGCTGCCTGGATAAAAGTGATTGAAACCTTCTCAGTAAAACAGGGGGGCTGCCGTGACACCAGGAAACCCAGTAGGGAAGACCCAAGATGCTTATGAGAGGAGTATCAAATGTGGCTATGAAATCCCAACTCATCAATAAAACTCAGTTCCTACATCCTGCTGAATTCTTGGCATTTTTAGCCCAAATCAGGGCTTGCGTCCCACACTGGTATTGTTATAATTAGATGAATATTATGGTAGCAAGCAGATTGCCTCAGGAGGCCCCAGCTGGGCTTAGAGTTGTACAGACACACCCAGCCAAAACTGACAAAGCCAGGTCCCCGTTCTATAGCTGGGGAATTGAGCTGAAGGGAGATTCAGTGACTTGCCCTAAGGGGGTCTGAGCTGTGAATTGGCTGCGGGTAGCTGTAGTTCCAGCAGATGCCCCTGTTGCATTAAATCatggactatcagggttggaagggacctcaggaggccatttaTTCTAGTCCAAtgtcctgctcagagcaggaccaatccccagacagatttttaccccagttccctaaatgccccctCGAGGAtcgagctcacaaccctgggtatagcaggctaatgctcaaagcactgagctctccttccccccaaaggtcattgagtccagcctcctgccttcattagcaggaccaagtattgatttttgccccagatccctaagtccTATGGgtctgagtggggtggggggctaggACTCATCGGGAACAGCCTAGGAGGCTGGCAATATATAGCATGTCCCTAGTGTGCAAGTCACTGAGAATCTCATCCACTTCAGTAATGCCTTTGCCTGGGTtttgccaggactcctgggttctagccccagcgtCCTCAAGGAGTCACCAGCTCTTCCTTGCAGAAGTGTTGTAAAAACGTCTTACAAATATCAGTCACCACAGATGGCAACTGGGGACAGGTGCATTCAAGAGGGGAggtgtgtggaggaggggagcctCCCTGGTGGAGGTGTGAAGTCCCATGCCCCAGAACCGCAGCAGCTGTGAAAGGTGGCCTTCCCCCAGCTAGGGCTCCTGGCTGAGTGCTCCAGGAGTATTCACATGCAGATTGTGAgctctcagggcagggactacCTTGTTATCCTACAGCAGGGGCTGGCATAGCAGGGCCTTGTCCCCAGGCTAAGGCTTCTTGGCCCTACTGCAAAGCACCTGAAAATAAATGGCTCTGTGGCCATGCAGGGCATCCTATGAACACATGGACATCGCAGTTCCCAGTCTGCATTTCTCCCTTGTCCGCATGGAGTATGGCCCAACAAGTCTAGGGGAGCCCGAGTGACTGCACAGGTGCATCCGAACCTGAACATGTTAGTTATGCTAACCCTAACCCCCAGACCCTCCCCCGACGGGAATTCCACCTTCTCCCTCTGCAACAAGACAGaatcctcccccctctcccactcACATCTCATCCACACCCTGCTTGAGTCACACACCAGCCTCTCTGCCTCTTAGCTTCCCCCCACCGCAGCTtccccccaatcctctgccccgcTCCATCCCCTGGGGGGTCAAAGACAGGAGAAGGGCTGTGGAGATTGGGTGGCATCAGAGAGGCTGGGCAGGTTGGGTTTATTCCATGGAGAAGCTCCCAGAAGATGGTTACCTTGGTGCAGGCCCCCCTTTGGCACTTCCTCAGTCACCCTGAGAAACCAGCCAGCTGCCACATGACCTCATCCTGGGGTGAAACAGCTGAGGGGTTACTTCCCTCTGTGCTCTCATGCACTGACCTGAGAGTCAGACCCAGCACTCGCTACATTTGTGGGAGGGGACACCGGCCTGAGAATCCCAGTGGGGCTGGGTTCTTCCCCCAATGGGTGAGAGGGAGACAGGAATGAGGCAACCTGGCTGGGAGCAGCCAGCTAGTGTGGGGGAAGCACAGGGATGAGGAAATACCCAGAGACCATGATGCAGCTCTGCACCCCTCAACACAACCCCCTCAAGCATCCGCAGAGCTCACATGCAACAGCAACAGATGCTACAGGCCGACCCTGCTGCCCTCACCCCCCAGCGATGCTGGTGGGGCTCATGGAGCTAGGGCAGCAGGAGGGCACCTGCAGATCCAGCACCTCTGCCCCTCACGCCCAGGTGTGAGCATGGTGAGCTTCCCCTCAACAGCGATTGGCCCCAGCGTCAGCCCCAGGATTCGGCAGGGCCACAGGCCATGGTCACCAAGACCCAGGGTCTCGGGTTATTGGCAGACATGGAGGGAGCAGGGTTAGCAACTGGCCACCACAGTAAACAGAGGGAGCCCTTGTGCAATAGCATGTGTGGAAAACCTGGTGGCCTGAGCTGGGCTGATGTGGAGCTAAGCTGTGAGCCGGCCTCTCAGAGCAAAGGCTGCTCTGCTGTTGTGTTTTTAGCCAGTGATGCAGGCCCCCAGCCTCTGACCAATCCCAGGCGCACACAAAATGCTTCAGCAACTCAGGTCAGTCTAACGTCAATACCTGGGAAGATACGGGAAGAGATGATGAGGACGTCCATTGGAAGCCTCCAGAGCATACAGGCAGGGGCCTGTAACTGAGCCTTGCCGCTGCTGTCTGAAGCCCGTGGTCCTCGGCTCTGGTCCTGGGCGGTGgtgctcgggctttggctttggccccggaagtctaagccagccctggtgaccccattaaaacagggtcccgACCCaccgtttgagaaccgctgacttAGAGCGGTGACTTTAGCAAGAACAAAACCAGTGCAACATGTCTCATCCCCCAAATGGTACCTCCGGTAGCACAGCACCCCCATATGCCATGTCAGGGTCCTGCGGTCAGCTCCAGCTGCAAGGGGGGAGTGCCCCCAACTCATACACACCTTGCTCCCTGCAGTACAGCACCCGTGAGTTCTgggtgggggaatggggtcagctccatgaggagagagagagagtgtccccCATTGAGCTcccaccacccccccccagcacggAACTGGGGCATTAGTATCAGCACTGACTGTGAGAGTTCatgccttgagggggccatttagggaaagTGATGACTAAGCGGAGAATATGATggcggtctataaaatcatgactggggtggagaaagtaaataaggaagtgttatttactccttctcataacacaagaactaggagttaataaatgaaattactaggcagcagttttaaagcaaacaaaaggaagtatattttcacacaacgcacagtcaacctgtggaacctcTTGcgagaggaggttgtgaaggccaagactataacaaggttcaaaaaagaactagatcagttcatggaggataggtccatcaatggctattagccaggatgggcagggatggtgtccctagcctgtttgccagaagctgggaatgggcgacaggggatggatcacttgatgatcatcTGTCTGCTCAGTCCCTTTGGGacacccggcattggccactattggaagacaggacactgggctagatggacctttgctctgacccagcacggccattcttatgttcttatgctctgCTTTTCATGTCTCTCTCTgggccctgggaagcagagatggATGCTATGACTCCAACATGGTATTCTATCCCGTTTGGGAAGGTCCTCTGAGCAGGGCGCATTAACAGACAGCTGTCCCTACCTATCTGAAGCCCCTCTATGCTGCCCAAATGGCATGAAAGGGCCCTAGGGTGCATAGGAAGCAGGGCCCATGTGTAAGTGATTTTTCAGGGTTCCATGGCTGGATTTGGTGCTGGTTTTACTCTAACCATGGACTGTATTTAATAACGATGCTGACAGCGCAGACCATCCCACAGGGACCAGGGTCCAACCCTCTCACGTGGCGTCTCCTCATCCCCTCCACTTTCCTTCCCAGGGAAATCTACGAAAAAACCACATCGGCTGCGGGGACCTACACAGAAATCCTGAAGGACCAGGTTTACCATTGGTGGCATGGGGAGCAGTAACATATGCTGCCgtccaccccatccccatccccatcccctccccgctGCCATTCCTACAGGGACAAGCCAGGATAGCAAGCAGGTTCCTCTGTGTTCATATTTGTTCACATGCTGACACTTTTCTGCTTATAGAGTCAATAAAGCAAATTCCCTTGCCTGGCTCCATTCACTGCTGCGTGTGTGGATCTGTGAGTGACACAGAATTTGGCGTGTATGGGGCTCACTCAGAGTCTTAATTATAACTGCACCTCCCATCCCATTACCCCTGTCTTCAGATActgggaggaaactgaggcacagcgatgGCACGTGAGAAGGAGTAAGGTGCAGACAGAGGAACAGAACCCACAACTCCTGACTCCCCCCTCATTCTCCACCACGTTGAGACTAGAAcacaggcgtcctggctcccagcccccttcacTCTAACCATTAGAACCCACTTCACCCAAGCATCaggcacagaacccaggcatcctacctcccagccccctcccgttCTGACtgactggaccccactccctccAAGAGCTGGGAGTGGAAAAGGTCATACTGCAAACTTGTTCTAGCGCCTAAGTTTCCTCCCTGTGTGAAGCTAGCTGCcactgaggggtttggggtgggccTGTCTGTTACATTAAGGGGTTGAGTGATCAGTGCTAATGTTGTGCTTAAAGTACTGCACGGGACCTTTTCAGGGGAAATAAGGCAATGCACCACATTTATTGGTAATACATGTATCAATCAACACTGTATCATATGCATAGGAGATATATTACACTCatgcacttacacacacacacaagcacactccgtcttgttgttgttaccaactagttgctccccttaacttcactggccaggtgagttagatgggggagggggtggagccgggcttctgccgatccAGATCGATGCTCCCATGTTGACGAGACCCGGGGTCCTCTGCAAGACACCcgacatttatagcagcttccctctcatgcaaatctgtaccagattcaaaatccatgtctgtgtccattggtcctttgtgctgcttctctctggGTGCTGTCCCAATGCTGTTCAAAGAGGGTGTTTTCAAAAGAAGGTGCTCGCTTCTaacgcccctcccctcccctccccctgaggCCATCAATAcggtatgtctgctcttctttaGTGAGGCCTCTTGACAAGTTTTATTGTCCTtgggtctggcttccatcccctctccaagggttgcagctgtctggagatgCTGCCTGCCATGCCTTGCTCAGGCACACCTCGTTCATTCTATCTTGTTCtactagcaaaaagacatttttcttctactTTAGCTATCCTTGGGGGctataacattataccaaggcTCAATACAAAGTTTTCTATATAAGGATCTGATACAAAGTTGTATGACAAAGTCATATGAAAGTTCTATGAAGATgcttaatgcagagatttatccaCACTAAAACTGCAAAGGCACATTGAGCTGTACACACAAAGCCTTGCACACCCAGAGCCATACATCCCCACATACATGCCCATAAAAAACTCATCCACAAATAGGCAAACACTCACCCCCACCTGCCTACACACCCCAGGCAGTCTTACACATACACACCCAATCTCAATATCCACACAGAGCGATACATACACATCTCTCAGTATCTACACAGAGCGATCCCTACACATAAACACCCAGACCGTTCCCCCAACACTTTTTTTTGTATGCAAGTCCCTCTTGTGAATGGATGGTGAGTCTGGGAGACTGACAAAGTGATAAATAGGGAAGCTTTAGGGTGTAACACAGGTGACTGGGTGGGGGAGTTTAAACTGCAACATGTGGAGACCAGAGGGAAGATTTAGGGTGTAACACACCAGGATAATTACAGGTCAGAGACTTCAGGTGTGGGGAAAGGGAGGCAGGGACTTCTGGGGACTTTGCACCCAGTGAGCAAGAATCCAGCAGATGtgacccagccccaacccagccttTATTTTGGGTGCCTCTccaccccagccacagccccaggcCATCATTTATGCAGGTTTAAGTTTCCTGCACAAGCAGAACAGCTCTGATGCTTAGGAGAGCAAGATGCAGCGCAGGAGAGGTGCCAAAGCACAGTACTGCCAGGCCTCCCGCTCCATCCAAGCTCTCTATCCCTTGGGGAGAAGGGTTGTGTTCTCAGCCTCTCTCCTGTGCTGGACGATGGGGCAAGGTTCGCATGCAAACCGCTCTGCACTTTTCCCTAGTGTGCCTCTGTGCCAGTGTGTTTAGATAAGGGAGCATCATGCGTGTGCGTGCATGCACACATGTACACACAATGCACACGTGGCTGATATATCTGCAGGGTGTGGATGTGGGTGAGTCCGTATCTGTGCCGCATGCATGAAtagtgtggggagggaggtgtagGCATGACCTGCCTCATTCCTCTACATGTTGCTTAAATGGCAGGCTGATGAAGTCCTTAGCAGAGGCAGCATCCTCTGTGCTGACCCTTTCTACTTGGGTCTGAAGTTATGCAGGGATTCACATGGGACATGATGGACGCCTGTGCTCTGAACACTTACTGTTGTTTAAATTACTTTTAAGGATTCACTgcatgtatctattgggtttctgggaaacggggcggggtggacccctgctcctgccctgaaggggttaaaaacagccttgggaaggggctgtggctggagaaagcagcttttaggctgggctgattgggggaagtggctgccccacactgagcaacagggccttataggaaggccagggaagccagaagcccagagagttttcctctgcctgtagagggagttgggcctggctgctgggaactggagacaaggtacctgagtgaagcacagctggggaaaggcagaggagctggggagctccagcctggaaagccccaggctgcggcctagcattgggctaaaaggtactgggggttgcagagggcagcgcagcggtaggccaaggcagcaggtccaaaccctcctggCCAGTATACTGAgtcaaggtggggatagtgggtgggggttccccggggaggggagaccctgagagagaggggttactgccgggggcagcacccaattccgggtccagggagggacacaggggccaagaggacaggcagatcactggcctgcagagggcgctctggagctggaactgagctaattaccagcaggaggcgctgcaggggtgagtccgcccATCTACACTGCACTTTGCCCAAGGCTGCCACCCTGGGAGTTGTCTTGCTCCTACTTATAAGACATGacctggtgtatccagggattTGTAAGTGTAGACTTTGGTGTACACTGTTGGGTGCCTGCTGGCACTGGCTACTGGGTCTGTGGGCCCCCTGCAGCTTCTGGAGGTGTGTAACTGCAACAAACATGGCACTGTGAAGTGATGCAGTGACTCTGTGTCTGTGACTCAAACGGGGGTGCCTCCTGGGGTATACACGGGAATTTCTGTctcaaattgggacaaaaagtctAAGTCTAAATTTTTCATGGAATGAAGTATTCTGAAATATTCCAGTTTGGAAACATGAAAAGGACACTGTTTAAAGTAAAgggtaaaatgtttcatttcagtagGGTTGAAAGGGTTTGTTTAGCTAACATTAAAACATTCACTCCCTGGCATGATCCCTCTCTCACTCACCCCTTGACTGTGCCTTACTGATTGCacttgtacagcacccagcacaaagggCTGTCCACCTAGGTGGGATCTGTAGGTGCTTCTGCACTACAAAATAACAGTGCCCTGTAAATTTAAAGCATCTGACTAGGACTAGCTGCATGAGCACAGAACACTCTGCATTGAATGGCAATTTACAAGCCTCATTCCATAGCGATGCAGAAAGAAACGCGCTTTGCTCTGTGAGGGCTGGTCTACGctacgggcggggggggggggggatcgatctaagatacacaacttcagctacgtgaatagcatagctgaagttgaagtatcttagatcgagttacctaccgtcctcacggcacgggatcgatatctgcggctccccctgtcgactccgctaccaccattcaggttggtggagttccggagtcgacaggagcgcattcggggatcaatatattgcgtctagatgagacacgaaatatcgatccctgaaaaatcgattgctacccgccgatatggtcGGTattgaagacgtaccctaagtcacAAGAGATGGTGAATTCTCTGCatagtgggtgggtttgtgcccATGTCCCTTTGGTGTTTATTTCTCCCATGTAGGAGAAGGGTGGTTGAGGTCAGCCCTTTGGAGATGCATTTAACAATGTTTAATATGCTAACAATTAAATGAAAGAGAAGGTGGCCCAATAATCCCGataataccaccaccaccagggtCACTCACTGGAAAATCAAACACTGATTAGAGCTTGTTCTGGCTACTGATGTTAGTTACTTTCCCTTGTCAGAGCCAAGAAAATGACGACATGTCCAATGTGCTCTCCGAGCCAGGCGGCACC
Proteins encoded in this window:
- the LOC120390269 gene encoding trypsin-like; its protein translation is MEIILFALLLSTTAASQLEDDDKIIGGYECSPHSQPWQVYFTYGSGNGWCGGSLINEWWIISAAHCYLRPRTLVAHLGEHDTSADEGTEQHIQVAKAIKFPQYNQKNLDNDIMLVKLAQPARFSAYVQPIPISKSCPVAGTECLVSGWGNILTSGIQYPALLQCLNVPILPDSACLAAYPGRITKNMFCAGYIEGGKDSCQGDSGGPVVYNGELMGVVSWGIGCAQKNHPGVYATVCNYVSWIEEVIANN